Proteins from one Amycolatopsis benzoatilytica AK 16/65 genomic window:
- the hxlA gene encoding 3-hexulose-6-phosphate synthase — MRLQVALDVLDLGSALALARQVAGEVDILELGTPLVKSAGISAVTAVKAAHPDKLVFVDLKTADAGELEATLAFEAGADLVTVMGAADDDTVRGAVAAGRKYGKEVVADMIAVTEGRVARIREVAKLGVSFVEIHAGLDEQARPGYSIDTLLADGREAGVAFSIAGGVKAATIGLVKDAGAAVAVVGGGIYNAADPAAAARELRQLAA; from the coding sequence GTGCGGTTGCAGGTTGCGTTGGATGTGCTGGATTTGGGTTCGGCGTTGGCGTTGGCGCGTCAGGTGGCGGGGGAGGTGGATATTTTGGAGCTGGGGACGCCGTTGGTGAAGTCGGCGGGGATTTCGGCGGTGACGGCGGTGAAGGCGGCGCATCCGGACAAGCTGGTGTTCGTGGATTTGAAGACGGCGGACGCGGGGGAGCTGGAGGCGACGTTGGCGTTCGAGGCGGGGGCGGATCTGGTGACGGTGATGGGGGCGGCGGACGACGACACGGTGCGGGGGGCGGTGGCGGCGGGGCGCAAGTACGGCAAGGAGGTGGTCGCGGACATGATCGCGGTGACCGAGGGCCGGGTGGCGCGGATTCGGGAGGTGGCGAAGCTGGGGGTGTCGTTCGTGGAGATCCATGCGGGTCTGGACGAGCAGGCGCGTCCGGGTTATTCGATCGACACGCTGCTGGCGGACGGGCGCGAGGCCGGGGTGGCGTTCTCGATCGCGGGCGGGGTGAAGGCGGCGACGATCGGGCTGGTCAAGGACGCTGGTGCGGCGGTGGCGGTGGTCGGGGGCGGGATCTACAACGCCGCCGATCCGGCAGCCGCCGCGCGTGAGCTGCGCCAGCTCGCCGCCTGA
- the rpe gene encoding ribulose-phosphate 3-epimerase — translation MIAPSILSADFARLADEVAAVQGRADWLHVDVMDAHFVPNLTLGLPVVQSLLATTDLPLDCHLMIENPDRWAIGYAEAGSYNVTVHVEAANDPVMLAKNVHAAGSKAGLAIKPKTPLEPYLDVLKHYDTLLVMSVEPGFGGQKFIAEVLDKVRAARRLVDAGHLNLVVEIDGGINRDTIEQAAEAGVDCFVAGSAVYAADDPARAVDALRLQAENSKR, via the coding sequence TTGATTGCGCCGTCCATCCTCTCCGCCGATTTCGCCCGGCTCGCCGACGAAGTGGCTGCCGTGCAAGGACGTGCCGATTGGCTGCACGTGGACGTCATGGACGCGCATTTCGTCCCGAATCTGACCCTGGGCCTGCCGGTCGTGCAGTCGCTGCTGGCGACGACCGACCTCCCCCTGGACTGCCACCTGATGATCGAGAACCCGGACCGGTGGGCGATCGGCTACGCGGAAGCGGGCTCCTACAACGTGACGGTGCACGTCGAGGCCGCGAACGATCCGGTCATGCTCGCGAAGAACGTGCACGCGGCGGGGTCGAAAGCGGGACTCGCGATCAAGCCGAAGACCCCGCTGGAGCCGTATCTGGACGTGCTCAAGCACTACGACACCCTGCTGGTGATGTCGGTGGAGCCCGGTTTCGGCGGGCAGAAGTTCATCGCCGAGGTACTGGACAAGGTGCGCGCCGCGCGGCGGCTGGTCGACGCCGGGCACCTGAACCTGGTGGTGGAGATCGACGGCGGCATCAACCGCGACACGATCGAGCAAGCAGCCGAGGCCGGCGTCGACTGCTTTGTGGCCGGCTCGGCGGTTTACGCGGCCGATGACCCGGCGCGCGCCGTGGATGCGCTGCGCCTGCAGGCCGAAAACAGCAAACGCTGA
- a CDS encoding DNA-binding protein translates to MTVSVPPLAIAPSESGRRGIPAGGALEASSSAREVARAWESFAAGEDIETGVRPEILASWYRCRDRYEVDRTLDVAPGARGDDVQRLDNGVIFTTLGGLGALAGREVDHDGAVVTVADGDGRVLGAWGDPSAQRRAELHNLAPWSSWSEQCTGTNGMGTSLEVSGPVTVTGPEHWCEAFHRWSCAGISIRDVVTGSPVASINISRWNAALSELVPAWLTKAAACVEQEIYRRAIYEADKVISEFNRKCDQVAEPFLAMDRGGNVIAANDEAVTLLGLTPGSGISAGATEPAKRWTPDIPGLPEVVRWAKERAQGPARWSGYACLPVSPGEDATPVTLRPVLDSDHVVGMLCLFGVRDGEPYEERVEAAVGPLPRRIVGIRNERLVLLAPSEIRYAEADRNIVWLNTERGRMQAATRGLDNIERSLMSCGFSRVHRRFLVNLRRVAELERGIKGELFLIMDPRSHDSVPVSRRQAPELRRMLGI, encoded by the coding sequence ATGACCGTGAGCGTGCCGCCGTTGGCGATTGCACCGAGTGAGTCCGGCAGACGCGGCATTCCGGCGGGCGGTGCTCTGGAAGCCTCGTCGTCAGCGAGAGAAGTAGCTCGGGCCTGGGAGAGCTTCGCCGCGGGCGAGGACATCGAAACCGGCGTTCGCCCGGAGATCCTGGCGTCCTGGTACCGCTGCCGGGACCGGTACGAGGTGGACCGGACTCTCGATGTCGCGCCGGGAGCGAGGGGCGACGACGTCCAGCGGCTCGACAACGGTGTCATCTTCACGACGCTCGGCGGCCTTGGGGCGCTGGCCGGTCGTGAAGTGGACCACGATGGCGCCGTTGTCACCGTCGCGGACGGGGACGGGCGCGTTCTCGGTGCCTGGGGTGACCCCAGCGCGCAGCGGCGGGCCGAGCTGCACAACCTCGCCCCGTGGTCCTCCTGGTCGGAGCAGTGCACCGGCACGAACGGGATGGGCACTTCGCTGGAGGTGTCCGGTCCGGTGACCGTGACCGGGCCGGAACATTGGTGCGAAGCGTTCCACCGGTGGTCCTGCGCGGGCATCTCGATCCGCGACGTGGTGACCGGTTCGCCGGTCGCGTCGATCAACATTTCGCGGTGGAACGCGGCGCTGTCCGAGCTGGTGCCGGCGTGGCTGACGAAGGCGGCCGCCTGCGTCGAGCAGGAGATCTACCGGCGTGCCATCTACGAGGCCGACAAAGTGATCTCCGAGTTCAACCGGAAATGCGATCAGGTCGCCGAGCCGTTCCTGGCGATGGACCGGGGCGGGAACGTGATCGCGGCCAACGACGAGGCGGTGACGCTTCTCGGGCTGACTCCCGGAAGCGGTATTTCAGCGGGCGCGACCGAACCGGCGAAACGCTGGACCCCGGACATTCCCGGGCTGCCCGAAGTGGTGCGGTGGGCCAAGGAGCGCGCGCAGGGGCCGGCTCGATGGAGCGGCTACGCCTGCCTGCCGGTGAGCCCGGGAGAGGACGCCACCCCGGTGACCCTGAGGCCGGTCCTCGACTCGGACCACGTGGTAGGGATGCTGTGCCTGTTCGGGGTGCGAGACGGCGAACCGTACGAGGAACGCGTGGAAGCCGCGGTGGGCCCGCTGCCCCGGCGGATCGTCGGGATCCGCAACGAGCGGCTGGTGCTGCTCGCCCCGTCCGAAATCCGCTACGCCGAGGCCGACCGGAATATCGTGTGGCTGAACACGGAACGCGGAAGGATGCAGGCCGCGACCCGGGGGCTGGACAACATCGAGCGGTCGCTGATGTCGTGCGGGTTCAGCCGGGTGCACCGGCGATTCCTGGTGAACCTGCGCCGGGTGGCCGAGCTGGAACGGGGCATCAAAGGCGAGCTGTTCCTGATCATGGACCCGAGGTCGCATGATTCGGTTCCCGTTTCGCGGCGGCAGGCTCCCGAATTGCGGAGGATGCTCGGCATCTGA